One window of Misgurnus anguillicaudatus chromosome 13, ASM2758022v2, whole genome shotgun sequence genomic DNA carries:
- the LOC129431217 gene encoding uncharacterized protein produces MFPGNGVQRNATAIPLEQAIGSNGPSQHPLGQHIVAAPLHLTTAPAPQKLPPAPQKLPPAPQKLPPAPQKLPPAPQKLPPAPLNFSPTTAPLNLSVAGPSPVCAPKCVPVSNPPQMYKDTKPWTHNGTLLLISLIKQMAEDFQSPVLKKFEVWKKVAAHMLAKGYDFGAEACDNKFRQLKHRYKTIVDSKKKTGSGASSWVFFSPMEDLLADDPSVEPVLIVSSFDGSSSDGPGPSTSGPSTSGPSTSGPSASGPSTSQLKPSAEHGKKRRHKSEAPEWFEDYVTEQRRQMSELMALQKQSLEVASERNKILKEFVSALTKK; encoded by the exons atgtttcctggaaacggtgtgcaacggaatgcaacag CAATCCCTTTGGAACAGGCTATTGGATCGAATGGACCTAGTCAACATCCACTAGGCCAACACATTGTCGCTGCACCACTGCATTTGACGACAGCTCCTGCACCACAGAAGTTGCCTCCTGCACCACAGAAGTTGCCTCCTGCACCACAGAAGTTGCCTCCTGCACCACAGAAGTTGCCTCCTGCACCACAGAAGTTGCCTCCTGCACCACTTAATTTCTCTCCAACTACTGCACCACTTAATCTGTCGGTTGCTGGACCATCACCTGTCTGTGCTCCAAAGTGCGTACCAGTGTCAAACCCCCCACAAATGTATAAAG ATACAAAGCCATGGACACACAACGGAACATTACTTTTAATATCTTTGATCAAGCAAATGGCTGAAGACTTTCAATCTCCAGTACTGAAGAAATTCGAAGTATGGAAAAAGGTAGCTGCGCACATGCTGGCAAAAGGGTATGACTTTGGAGCAGAGGCATGTGACAATAAGTTCAGGCAGTTAAAACACAG ATACAAAACAATAGTGGACAGCAAAAAGAAGACTGGGAGTGGTGCCAGCAGCTGGGTCTTTTTCTCACCAATGGAGGACCTCCTGGCTGATGATCCCAGTGTGGAACCGGTCCTGATCGTGTCATCTTTTGATG GATCTTCATCAGATGGCCCAGGACCATCAACTTCAGGACCATCAACTTCAGGACCATCAACTTCAGGACCATCAGCTTCAGGACCATCAACCTCACAACTTAAGCCATCAGCAGAACATGGCAAAAAGAGAAGGCACAAGTCGGAAGCACCCGAGTGGTTTGAGGACTATGTAACTGAGCAGAGGAGGCAGATGTCAGAGCTTATGGCCCTTCAAAAGCAATCATTGGAAGTGGCAAGTGAACGCAACAAGATCTTAAAAGAGTTTGTCTCTGCTTTGACAAAGAAATAG